The following are encoded in a window of Parambassis ranga chromosome 15, fParRan2.1, whole genome shotgun sequence genomic DNA:
- the agpat4 gene encoding 1-acyl-sn-glycerol-3-phosphate acyltransferase delta, producing MGLLQLLKSQFLCHLIICYVFLVSGLIINLLQLCTLPLWTVSKQLARRINIRLAYCITSQMVAALEWWSGTECTLYTDPKSYPLYGKENAIVVLNHTFDIDFLCGWTFCERFGVLGSSKVLAKKELSYVPVIGWMWYFLEIVFCKRKWEEDRSMVTKSLQKLQDYPENFWFLLYCEGTRFTPKKHKISMQVAESKGLAKLKYHLLPRTKGFWVTAQNLRGTAAAVYDSTLNFRNDEAPTLRGILNGKKYHADLYVRRIPLELVPEDEAECAAWLHKLYQEKDDFQEHYTQTGRFPGPTVSPPRRPWSLINWLFWSCLLLYPLGLLLTQLISSGSLLTIVASLAVCSAVSFGVRWMIGQTEIHRGSSYGNKEVPLNNN from the exons ATGgggctcctgcagctgctgaaatcCCAGTTTTTGTGCCACCTGATCATCTGTTACGTGTTCCTGGTCAGTGGCCTGATCATCAACCTGTTGCAGCTCTGTACTTTACCTCTGTGGACGGTCAGTAAACAGCTGGCACGCAGGATCAACATCCGACTGGCCTACTGCATCACAAGCC AGATGGTAGCTGCTCTGGAGTGGTGGTCTGGGACAGAATGCACACTCTACACCGACCCGAAGAGTTACCCGCTGTACGGAAAGGAGAATGCAATTGTGGTTCTCAACCACACTTTTGACATAGACTTCCTGTGCGGCTGGACCTTCTGTGAGAGATTTGGTGTTCTGGGG AGCTCAAAGGTGTTAGCCAAAAAAGAGTTGTCTTATGTACCAGTTATTGGTTGGATGTGGTATTTCCTGGAGATAGTTTTCTGCAAGAGGAAGTGGGAGGAGGACCGAAGCATGGTGACCAAGAGTCTCCAGAAACTGCAGGATTACCCGGAAAACTTCTGG TTCTTGCTTTACTGTGAGGGAACACGCTTCACACCAAAGAAACACAAGATCAGCATGCAGGTAGCTGAGAGCAAAGGTCTGGCCAAGCTTAAGTATCATCTTTTGCCTCGTACCAAAGGATTCTGGGTAACTGCCCAAAACCTCAGAGGCACAG CTGCAGCCGTGTATGACTCCACACTCAACTTCAGGAACGATGAGGCTCCAACTTTGCGTGGTATCCTGAATGGGAAAAAATATCATGCAGATTTGTATGTGAG GAGAATTCCTCTAGAGCTGGTACCAGAAGACGAGGCAGAGTGCGCTGCATGGCTCCACAAACTTTACCAAGAAAAG GATGATTTTCAGGAGCACTACACGCAGACGGGCCGCTTCCCTGGTCCCACAGTGAGCCCCCCTCGTCGGCCGTGGTCCTTGATCAACTGGCTGTTCTGGTCTTGCTTGCTCCTCTACCCCCTTGGCCTATTACTCACTCAACTGATCAGCTCTGGATCACTGTTAACCATTGTAGCGTCCTTGGCAGTCTGCTCTGCAG TTTCATTTGGGGTTCGCTGGATGATTGGCCAGACTGAGATCCACAGAGGCTCCAGCTATGGGAACAAAGAGGTTCCTCTAAACAACAACTAA